The Acidobacteriota bacterium genome segment CCTTATCTCATGGAGCTTCTCAAGGACGACGATGCCCGGGTCCGTGCCGCGGCCGCCGAGGCGCTGGGCGTGATCGGCGACAAAATCGCGATCGAGGCCCTGGTCGGAAAAGTCCAGGACAACGTCGGTGTCGTTCGGGACAGCGCCGTCCAGGCTTTGGCTCGTGTCGGGAAACCGGCGACCATTCCGATTTTGAACGCCTTGACCCGGGAGAGAGACAAATTCGCCCAAACGGCCTATTTGAAAACTCTGGGCCTCATCCGCGACCCGAAATCCGCCCCGGCCCTGATCGGCTGTCTGCGCAGCAGCTATTTCATCGTCCGCCAGACGGCGTTTTCCTCCCTCGTCCTCTTCGGTCCGTCCATTGCCAACCTCCTCATCCCGCTCCTCTCTTATAACAAATCCGACATCGACACACTCAAAAAAGACGCCTGTTGCCGGGAACGTCCGGAACTCCAATTGCGGGCCGTCAAGGCGCTCGGCGGTTTGGAGGATCATCGGGTCGTCGCCCTGTTGAAAGACCTTGTCGAGGACAGTCTGCCCGATGTCCAGGAAGCGGTCGTTCACGCCCTCTTCCAAATCGGGTGCGCGGCCTGGGGACGTTGCACGGCTCTCAAAGTTCTGGCCGAGGTCGGCGATGCGTCCCTCGTGCCTCGTATCATCCCCTCTCTCAGGGACCATTCCGAGAATGTCCGGTTCGAGGCCGTGCGGGCCCTGACCCGCATGGGCGGTCCAGAGGCCGTCAATCATCTCATCCGTATGGCCCGGCGGGACAAGGCGGATTTCGTCCGCACGGAGTCCGTCCGGGGCCTGCGGCGGATCGGTCTGGGGCGGCCCGGTGTTCTGGATACGGCCCTGGCCGGACTCAATGATCCCTGTCGCGATGTCCGTTCTCACTCGGCCCGACTCCTGGGGAACTTTCACGACGAGCGGTCCATCCCGCCTCTTCTCAAAGCCATGGTCGATCCCCATTGGAGCGTCCGCCAAAGCGCGGAGATCGCGCTCTTGAATTTCGGCCGCAAAGCCGTACCTCACCTTGTCGAGACATTGAAAAGTCGCTCCTGGTGGGCCCGTTTCCGGGCCGCCCGCCTTCTGGGAGAAAGCGGGGATTCCAGAGCCGAGAAACCCCTGAAGGGTTTGATCGCCCGGAAGGGAGAAAGGAATAGCGTTCGGGACATCGCCCGGGCCTCTCTTGCCAAACTGGAAAAAAAGGATAGCGCGTCATAATTTTTTACGGACTTATAAGCTTTTATAGCTGGCGGTAATTCCAGTCGAGGAGAGAGGACATGAGAGTCAAGCTCAGGGCCGGGCCCGAACAGCGGAAGTTTATCGAGAGAATCGAGGAGCTGTCCGGAGAGGACATCTTCGCCTGCTACCAGTGCGGCCGGTGTTCGGCAGGTTGTCCGGTGGCCCTCGAGATGGACATCCTGCCCAATCAGGTCATCCGGCTGATCCAGTTGGGCCTCGCCGAAGAGGTCCTCGGTTCGAAAACCCTGTTTCTCTGCGCATCCTGCTTCACGTGCCAGTCCCGCTGCCCCAAGGGCATCGATATGGCCCGGGTCATGGAAGCCGTCCGCCACCTGCTCGAACCGAAAGGGAAAGACGTCTGCGGTCCGGACGAGATTACCCCGGAGCTGGCCAAGGAACTGCCCCAACAGGTTCTTGTGTCTCTGTTCCGCAAATTCAGCAAATAAGGTGTGCCCATGATGAAGATCCATTACTACCCCGGATGCACGCTGAAGGAAAAAACGACGAATCTGGATCTGTCCACCCGCGAGGCCATGAAGCGCCTGGATGTCGAACTTGTCGAGCCCGACGGCTGGGCCTGCTGCGGGGCGGAATATCCGCTGACCGAGGAAAAAATCTCGGGATTGGCCGCGCCGGTGCGCGTCCTGCGCCAGGTTCGGGACGAAGGGGGCGAGCTCGTCGTCACGACCTGTTCCTTCTGCTATGCCGTCCTGAAACGGGCCAACAAGGCCATGATCGAGGACCCCTTGAAAAACAGGAGGATCAACGCCTATCTCAAGGATGACATCAAGATCGATCCCCTGACCAAAACGAAAACGACGGGATTCGAGGACTACAAGGGGGAGGTCAAAGTCCTCCATCTCCTTGAATATATCAAGGACGAGGTCACTTATCCAAGGCTCCGGTCCCGAATCAAGCGCGATCTCGCCGGACTGCCCATCGCCGCGTATTATGGCTGCCGGCTGCTCCGTCCCCAGGAGGATATGAGTTGGGGTGAGCCGGACGAGCCCCGCTTTTTCGAGGAATTCCTGGAAGCCGTGGGCTGCCGGGCCGTCGACTATCCCTTCAAACAGGAGTGCTGCGGATCCTATCTTTCGGTGTCCATGCCGGACGCTGCATCCGACGCCTCCTACCGGGTTCTCAGGTCGGCCGGCCTCAACGGCGCCGCCGCGGCCACCGTGACCTGCCCCCTCTGCTTCTACAATCTGGATCGTCGCCAGGAAAAAATCCGGGAAATGTTTCCCGACTTCCCGGGCCTGCCGGTGGTCTTTTTCACGCAGATTCTGGCCTGGGCCCTGGGCGTCGACCGGGATGTTCTGGGGCTGGACCAGCATGCCGTTCCCGCCGGTCATCTGTTTGCCGATGACCGCCCAGCCGAGGTGAGGACATGACAAAGAAGAAGACGAAACCGACGGATAAGCGCATCGGGCTGTTCGTCTGCCACTGCGGCGTCAACATCGCCGGCGTGGTGGACGTCGAAAAAGTGGCCGAGGTCATGAAGGATTACCCGGGGGTGAACTTCTCGGCCGACTACATCTACATGTGCTCCGACCCCGGGCAGCAGATGATCATCGACACGATCAAAGAGAAGAAACTCGACAGCATCATCATCGCCGCCTGTTCGCCGACGCTGCACGAAAAAACATTCCAGGAGGCGGCCCGCCTGGCCGGTCTCAATCCCTACCAGATCGAAATCGCCAACATCCGCGAACAGAACAGTTGGGTCCACAGCGACAAGGACTGGGCGACCCGGAAAGCCGTCAAGATCTGCAAGGCGCATGTCGAGAAGGCCCTTCTCAATGAGAGCCTCGAACCTATCCGCGTGGACGTCTCCAGAAAAGCCCTGGTCATCGGCGGCGGCGTCTCCGGCCTGCAGGCCGCGCTCGACATCGCCGACCACGGCTACGAAGTCCTCCTGGTCGAAAAGAATCCCTCGATCGGGGGGAAAATGATCCAGCTTTCGGAAACGTTCCCCACGCTGGACTGCTCCCAGTGCATCATGACTCCGAAGATGGTCGAGGCGCATCGCCATCCGAATATCCGCATCCTGACCTATCACGAAGTGGATTCCATCTCCGGGTTCGTCGGCAATTTCAAGGTCCGGATCAAGAAGAAACCGCGTTACGTCGATGAAGACCTGTGCAATCTTTGCGGTGAATGCGAAAAGGTCTGTCCGCAGGTCGTTCCGGACGAGTTCAACATGGGGTTGTCGTTCCGCAAAGCCATCTATATGCCCTTTCCCCAGGCCGTGCCCGGAACCTACACTCTGGACGAGGCCAACTGCCTCGGCCTGAATCCCGTCCGTTGCGGCAAGTGCAAGGATGTCTGCGACGTCCACGCCATCGATTTCGACATGAAAGAGGAAATCATCGAGGAAGAGATCGGGGCCATTGTCGTGGCCACGGGCTACGACCTTTACACGATGCAGGCCCTGGGCGAATTCGGAGGCGAGAAATACGACGACGTCATCAACGGTCTTGAGTTCGAACGGATCCTCTCCGCCTCGGGTCCGACGGGCGGTGTCATCCGCCGGCCGTCGGACGGCAAGGTCCCCAAGTCCATCGTCTTTGTTCAGTGCAGCGGATCGAGGGATACCGAAAAACACCTGCCCTATTGCTCCAAGATCTGCTGCATGTATACGGCCAAGCACGCCATGCTCTACAAGCACCGCGTCCCGGACGGGCAGGCGACGGTCTTCTACATCGACGTCCGGACGGGCGGCAAGGCTTTCGATGAGTTCTACCAGAGGACGGTCGAGGAGGACAAGGTCCTCTACATTCGAGGCAAGGTCTCCAAGATCTTCAAAGAAGGGGACAAGGTCATCGTTTGGGGCGTCGACACTTTGAGCGGCCGGAAGGTCGAGGTCGAGGCCGACATGGTCGTCCTGGCCATGGCCATGGTCAAGGCCGACGGCGTGGGGGATCTCCTGAAGAAGCTCAAGATTTCGACCGATATTCACGGTTTCCTGGCTGAAGCCCATGCCAAACTGAGGCCCGTCGAAAGTCTAAATGCCGGTTTCTACCTGGCCGGCTGCGCCCACGGGCCCAAGGACATCCCCGAAGCGGTCTCCCAGGCTTCGGCCGCGGCGGCCAAGGTCGGGGATCTCTTCGCCCAGAAGGAACTTCTCCATGAGCCGACCATCGTGCCGGTCGACGACGACCTGTGCTCCGGCTGCGGCATCTGCGTTACGATGTGCCCCTATCAGGCCCGCACCCTGGACCGCGAACGCGGCGTCGTTGTGGTCAACGAGATTCTCTGCGAGGGTTGCGGCGCCTGCGCCGCGGCCTGCCCGGCCGGCGCCGCCCAGCAGAGAAACCAGACGGACGACCAGATCTTCGCGATGGTCACCGCCATGATGAAAGGATGACCATGTTCGAGCCTCAAATCATGTCGTTTCTCTGCAAATGGTGCACGAGCGCGGCGGCCGACCTGGCCGGGACATCCCGGATCGAGCACGCGCCCAACGCCGTCTCGATGCGGGTCATGTGCTCGAGCCGGGTGGACCCGCAGCACATTCTCTACGCGTTCCGGGAAGGCGCCGACGGCGTCTTTCTCGGCGGGTGTCATCCGGGCGACTGCCATTATGTCGAGGGCAACTACAAGACCCTCCGGCGGATCGCCCTTCTCAAGCGGATGATGAAGGACCTGGGTATCGATCCCCGCCGGCTCCGGCTGGAATGGATTTCCGCCGCGGAAGGCCGGAAATACGCCCAGGTCATGGACGAATTCACCGAGCAGATCCGGGCCTTGGGCCCGTTGCGTTTGAACGAAAACGCCTTATTGAGAGAGGTCGAGCACGATGAGTAAAACCGAAAGCAAAACCAAGAAGGCCGTGTCCCGCACCAAGAAAAAGGAAGCGGGGAAAGTTCCCATCTTCGTCATGGGCAAACGGTACGACGTCCCCGACTCCCTGACCATTCAGAAAGCCCTCGAATATGCGGGCTATCAACTGGTCCGGGGCTGCGGCTGCCGGGGAGGAATCTGCGGCGCCTGCGGCACGGTCTACCGCTTCCCCGACTCCTACCGGGTCGAAGTCGGACTGGCCTGCCAGACCGTCGTTCAGCCGGACATGTACATCGCCCAGATTCCCTTTTTCCCGGGAAACAAGGCGGTCTACGACATCGAAACCCTCGATCCTACGGGGGCGACGGTGGCCGCTCTTTATCCGGAAATCTTCAAGTGCGTCGGCTGCGGCACCTG includes the following:
- a CDS encoding CoB--CoM heterodisulfide reductase iron-sulfur subunit B family protein; its protein translation is MMKIHYYPGCTLKEKTTNLDLSTREAMKRLDVELVEPDGWACCGAEYPLTEEKISGLAAPVRVLRQVRDEGGELVVTTCSFCYAVLKRANKAMIEDPLKNRRINAYLKDDIKIDPLTKTKTTGFEDYKGEVKVLHLLEYIKDEVTYPRLRSRIKRDLAGLPIAAYYGCRLLRPQEDMSWGEPDEPRFFEEFLEAVGCRAVDYPFKQECCGSYLSVSMPDAASDASYRVLRSAGLNGAAAATVTCPLCFYNLDRRQEKIREMFPDFPGLPVVFFTQILAWALGVDRDVLGLDQHAVPAGHLFADDRPAEVRT
- a CDS encoding 4Fe-4S dicluster domain-containing protein, coding for MSKTESKTKKAVSRTKKKEAGKVPIFVMGKRYDVPDSLTIQKALEYAGYQLVRGCGCRGGICGACGTVYRFPDSYRVEVGLACQTVVQPDMYIAQIPFFPGNKAVYDIETLDPTGATVAALYPEIFKCVGCGTCTRSCPMDIDVLNYVSKAIQGDIAAVAEGSFDCVMCGLCAARCPAEEVQYNFAILARRLYARHLAPKAVHLVQAVANVENGKYDQALEELKKLSTEDLAKIYKSLEHEPDMADEDWTPKEKVQIYED
- a CDS encoding hydrogenase iron-sulfur subunit, whose amino-acid sequence is MTMFEPQIMSFLCKWCTSAAADLAGTSRIEHAPNAVSMRVMCSSRVDPQHILYAFREGADGVFLGGCHPGDCHYVEGNYKTLRRIALLKRMMKDLGIDPRRLRLEWISAAEGRKYAQVMDEFTEQIRALGPLRLNENALLREVEHDE
- a CDS encoding HEAT repeat domain-containing protein; the protein is MTKDGCSSLDTALRVLNESRDAAAIRCAVIDLGYEKSAEAYKILIERLDDPNPAVQHAAVVSLGRSGRPEAVEELIKPKIFRSPWANIRWVAVSAVGRLGDHRVIDPLIKAAEDPEWIVRTQAVAELMDKIRDIIAAKNLRLTRLLINMFYLDNKEIVDLAIEGFEDLGLESLPCLHDALSASSAAIRANAARALGRIRSSQSTPYLMELLKDDDARVRAAAAEALGVIGDKIAIEALVGKVQDNVGVVRDSAVQALARVGKPATIPILNALTRERDKFAQTAYLKTLGLIRDPKSAPALIGCLRSSYFIVRQTAFSSLVLFGPSIANLLIPLLSYNKSDIDTLKKDACCRERPELQLRAVKALGGLEDHRVVALLKDLVEDSLPDVQEAVVHALFQIGCAAWGRCTALKVLAEVGDASLVPRIIPSLRDHSENVRFEAVRALTRMGGPEAVNHLIRMARRDKADFVRTESVRGLRRIGLGRPGVLDTALAGLNDPCRDVRSHSARLLGNFHDERSIPPLLKAMVDPHWSVRQSAEIALLNFGRKAVPHLVETLKSRSWWARFRAARLLGESGDSRAEKPLKGLIARKGERNSVRDIARASLAKLEKKDSAS
- a CDS encoding CoB--CoM heterodisulfide reductase iron-sulfur subunit A family protein; the encoded protein is MTKKKTKPTDKRIGLFVCHCGVNIAGVVDVEKVAEVMKDYPGVNFSADYIYMCSDPGQQMIIDTIKEKKLDSIIIAACSPTLHEKTFQEAARLAGLNPYQIEIANIREQNSWVHSDKDWATRKAVKICKAHVEKALLNESLEPIRVDVSRKALVIGGGVSGLQAALDIADHGYEVLLVEKNPSIGGKMIQLSETFPTLDCSQCIMTPKMVEAHRHPNIRILTYHEVDSISGFVGNFKVRIKKKPRYVDEDLCNLCGECEKVCPQVVPDEFNMGLSFRKAIYMPFPQAVPGTYTLDEANCLGLNPVRCGKCKDVCDVHAIDFDMKEEIIEEEIGAIVVATGYDLYTMQALGEFGGEKYDDVINGLEFERILSASGPTGGVIRRPSDGKVPKSIVFVQCSGSRDTEKHLPYCSKICCMYTAKHAMLYKHRVPDGQATVFYIDVRTGGKAFDEFYQRTVEEDKVLYIRGKVSKIFKEGDKVIVWGVDTLSGRKVEVEADMVVLAMAMVKADGVGDLLKKLKISTDIHGFLAEAHAKLRPVESLNAGFYLAGCAHGPKDIPEAVSQASAAAAKVGDLFAQKELLHEPTIVPVDDDLCSGCGICVTMCPYQARTLDRERGVVVVNEILCEGCGACAAACPAGAAQQRNQTDDQIFAMVTAMMKG
- a CDS encoding 4Fe-4S dicluster domain-containing protein; translation: MRVKLRAGPEQRKFIERIEELSGEDIFACYQCGRCSAGCPVALEMDILPNQVIRLIQLGLAEEVLGSKTLFLCASCFTCQSRCPKGIDMARVMEAVRHLLEPKGKDVCGPDEITPELAKELPQQVLVSLFRKFSK